Proteins encoded within one genomic window of Misgurnus anguillicaudatus chromosome 18, ASM2758022v2, whole genome shotgun sequence:
- the LOC141350590 gene encoding adhesion G protein-coupled receptor F4-like has product MASKRQISKQNLGLTVAILLTHVLEVATNDFQETSMGLQFSYIDEPRHHIRQRRADPYTDYVVEIEMHASDISVINELKIYLNEFIQNHTVFNNVTLLESNFTTVCSMLPGNTDYQCNCENEYFWPCDNCIKYGSCGSITNNECRCINAFPNNFCQPISEMTDATACHKRVITMSVEIKEIFDTSLTNPADDNYKTKSQQIESTINKGYKSLSNYVNGSAKVTGFRSGSIIADYTINSISDSPDFTSANINVSGLPLIQNAFSLTEETIFFNRTDKIYPKQSVTLYCPQSVMGPIVWKVNEKDLDRIKYSFGPDNSTLTVKAADVSDSGRYSCILQTNSLPYIQWQNIVIEQEPSIIVGNNEQVYPCEDKIVELTCCVNGDYSIEWVLNGTVQSSGSGCIAVNHMIQKINCKEDNYTCQLQNLPQLLDYSYSRSSVTVKTSTEDFPCKNETFELGTPNQTTEKPCDAGKEGSIIYTCLQEGWIKTQDNCVVKAIKELESRAQVLVVEDIPKFLEELSNETYKYKKDITDSAATIQTIVGILIIVANISQNITINKPVIENFLNIVENITSDESKNTWTGLNNGDMTKRNVSTNLLQAIETISSHLSDVDFSITKPSIQLNRTINDDNSKNIDVKSHLENSTTEILIPNVPKPTAITIIIFTKLDNVLPTRNTSNNDSKTSENIINGDVVVVRVNQTIHNISFTFNIKNASLENPQSVFWNFSLDHWDSTGCKVKSFGNETVTYECDHTTSFSILMSPYAINNRALAYITYIGVAISLASLILCLIIEAIVWKSVTRNDTAYMRHVSIVNVAVSLLIANICFIIGAAIADKEQPPSVDHCSPVVFFMHFFYLAVFFWMFITALLLLYRTVMVFSQMSRTNMMVIAFTVGYCAPLLIAVITVASTAGPKNYISKEDACWLNWDESKALLAFVIPALTIVAFNLMVLIVVLCKMVRRGVGALTNSNEKHILVVIARCVAILTPIFGLTWGFGIGTMVSHNLGLHVMFALLNSFQGFFVLVFGILLDSKVRESLAGKLSLKNLSSSPTRGTNAGTSSTGGLGILRWLRRRNVYNLSDPSPATSANSSSGSH; this is encoded by the exons ATGGCCAGTAAAA GACAAATATCAAAGCAGAATTTAGGGCTTACCGTGGCTATCCTGCTTACCCATGTGTTAGAGGTGGCAACAAATGATTTCCAAGAAACAAGCATGGGTTTACAG TTTAGCTACATAGATGAACCACGGCATCACATAAGACAAAGACGAGCAG ACCCATACACAGACTATGTGGTTGAAATTGAGATGCATGCATCAGACATCTCTGTGATCAATGAGCTGAAGATTTATTTGAATGAGTTTATTCAAAATCATACTGTGTTTAACAATGTGACATTACTTGAATCAAACTTCACAACAG TTTGCAGCATGTTACCAGGTAACACTGATTACCAGTGCAATTGTGAGAATGAGTATTTCTGGCCTTGTGACAACTGTATAAAATATGGGAGTTGTGGCAGCATCACCAACAACGAATGCAGATGCATCAATGCTTTTCCAAATAATTTCTGTCAGCCAATCAGCGAGATGACAg ATGCCACAGCATGCCATAAAAGag TGATTACAATGTCAGTGGAAATCAAGGAAATCTTTGATACCAGCCTCACCAACCCTGCAGATGACAATTACAAAACTAAATCTCAACAAATTGAGTCCACA attaacaagGGTTACAAATCTCTGTCTAACTATGTAAATGGTTCTGCAAAAGTCACTGGCTTCAG GTCTGGTAGCATTATAGCAGACTACACAATTAATTCAATATCCGACAGCCCTGATTTTACATCAGCAAACATAAACGTTTCGGGCCTCCCTTTAATTCAGAATGCATTTTCTTTAACTG AAGAAACAATTTTCTTCAACAGAACAGATAAAATATATCCTAAACAAAGCGTAACACTTTACTGTCCACAATCTGTTATGGGACCGATAGTGTGGAAAGTAAATGAGAAAGATCTAGACAGAATTAAATACTCTTTTGGTCCAGACAATAGTACACTCACTGTGAAAGCTGCTGATGTCAGTGACAGTG GCAGATACTCCTGCATCTTACAAACAAATTCGTTACCCTACATCCAGTGGCAAAATATTGTTATTGAACAAGAACCCAGTATCATAGTGGGTAATAATGAACAGGTTTATCCCTGTGAAGATAAAATTGTTGAACTCACATGCTGTGTCAATGGAGACTACAGTATTGAATGGGTCCTGAATGGCACTGTGCAAAGTTCAG GGTCAGGTTGTATCGCAGTAAATCATATGATCCAAAAGATAAATTGTAAGGAAGATAACTATACATGTCAACTCCAGAATTTACCACAATTACTTGATTACAGTTATAGCAGGAGCAGTGTCACAGTAAAGACAAGCACAGAAG attttccatgtaaaaatgaaacGTTTGAACTTGGAACACCAAATCAAACAACTGAAAAGCCATGCGATGCAGGCAAGGAAGGAAGCATAATATATACATGTCTACAAGAAGGATGGATCAAAACACAGGACAACTGTGTAGTCAAAGCTATCAAAGAACTTGAATCCAGAGCTCAG GTCTTGGTTGTTGAGGATATTCCAAAATTTTTGGAAGAGCTCAGTAAtgaaacatataaatataaaaaggaTATAACAGATTCTGCTGCGACTATTCAAACAATTGTTGGGATTCTCATAATAGTTGCTAACATCTCACAAAACATTACTATCAATAAGCCTGTGATAGAG AATTTTCTTAACATAGTTGAAAATATTACATCAGATGAATCCAAAAACACATGGACAGGATTGAACAATGGCGACATGACAAAAAGAAATGTCAGCACTAATCTTCTGCAAGCTATTGAGACTATAAGCAGCCATCTCTCAGATGTGGACTTTTCTATAACAAAACCATCCATTCAGTTAAATAGAACTATAAACGATGATAACTCTAAGAATATTGATGTAAAATCTCACCTGGAGAACTCAACTACTGAAATTCTGATACCAAATGTTCCTAAACCAACCGCCATAACCATCATCATCTTCACAAAGCTTGACAATGTTCTACCAACTCGAAATACTTCTAATAATGACAGCAAGACATCAGAAAACATCATTAATGGAGACGTGGTTGTTGTTCGAGTCAACCAAACAATTCATAACATTTCATTTACTTTCAATATTAAGAATGCATCATTGGAAAATCCTCAGAGTGTTTTTTGGAACTTTTCTCTGGACCATTGGGATTCCACTGGATGTAAAGTCAAGAGCTTTGGGAATGAAACAGTAACATATGAATGCGACCACACAACCTCTTTTTCAATCCTGATGTCACCGTATGCAATAAATAACCGTGCCTTAGCCTATATCACATACATTGGTGTAGCTATTTCATTAGCCAGCTTAATTCTGTGCCTCATCATTGAGGCGATCGTATGGAAGTCAGTGACACGAAATGACACAGCGTACATGCGTCACGTCTCAATAGTCAACGTTGCTGTGTCACTACTGATCGCAAACATCTGTTTCATCATCGGAGCTGCAATTGCAGACAAAGAGCAGCCGCCCTCAGTGGATCACTGCAGTCCAGTAGTTTTCTTCATGCACTTTTTTTACCTGGCTGTTTTCTTCTGGATGTTCATTACAGCACTTTTGCTTCTTTACCGCACCGTCATGGTCTTTTCTCAGATGTCAAGGACGAATATGATGGTCATTGCATTCACTGTTGGTTATTGTGCACCTTTGCTCATAGCGGTTATTACCGTTGCATCCACAGCTGGACCTAAAAACTATATTTCAAAAGAAGATGCATGTTGGCTGAACTGGGATGAATCTAAGGCCCTGCTGGCATTTGTGATTCCAGCTTTGACTATTGTTGCCTTTAATCTCATGGTTTTGATTGTGGTTTTGTGTAAGATGGTCAGGAGAGGAGTTGGTGCTTTAACTAATTCAAATGAGAAACACATTCTTGTGGTCATTGCCCGATGCGTGGCCATTCTGACTCCTATCTTTGGTCTAACATGGGGATTTGGCATTGGGACCATGGTGTCACATAACCTTGGCCTTCATGTGATGTTTGCACTCCTCAATTCATTTCAG ggATTCTTTGTTTTGGTGTTTGGAATACTTTTAGACAGCAAG GTCCGTGAGTCTCTGGCAGGAAAGCTGTCATTAAAGAACCTCAGTTCCAGTCCTACCAGG ggAACTAATGCCGGAACATCATCTACAGGTGGACTGGGTATCCTACGATGGCTGCGTAGGAGAA ATGTGTACAACTTGTCTGATCCCAGCCCAGCTACCTCTGCTAACAGCTCCAGTGGCTCTCATTAA